A stretch of DNA from Rhizobium rhododendri:
TGATTTCCGGAAATGTCAGCGTCATCGAAACGATCAGTGTCGAGGCGACGTTCGGCAGGATGTGACGGAGGTAGACGCGGAACGGGGATGCGCCGAGCTGCACGACCGCTGCCGCATAACCCTGGGCGCTGGCGGAAATGGCCAGCCCGCGGGCAATACGGGCGTAGCGTTCCCAACCGTAGAAGCCCATGAGGCAGACGACCAATGTCATCGACGAGCCGAAGAACGCCAGCACCGCCAGAGACATGATCAGGAATGGCAAGGCGGCCTGGAAATCGGCTAGCACCAGCACGAGATGTTCGACGATGCCCCGGAATTTCGCGGCAGCAAAGCCGAGCGCCGTGCCGAAGAAGGCCGATATCATCGTAGCCCCGAAGGCAATGATCAGCGACACCTTGATCGACTGCAGCAACCGCGAAAATACGTCGCGACCAAGCTCGTCCGTACCGGCCCAGTGCTTGAAATGGCCCGGCGCGACAAGCCGGTTGCTGAGGTCCATCGCCGTGATGCCGTAGGGGCGCAGCTGATCGGCAAAGATCGCGACGAATATCATCGCCAGAAGCCAGACGATCCCGAGCCCGATGCTGAGGGGGACATTTCGCCATAACCAGCCGAGCGGCCCCCGTCTCCTGCTCGTCGTCACGGGAATGGATGTCGCATCTACCGTCGTCATGTCTGAAGTCCTCAATGTGTCGACTGGGCGCGCAGGCGTGGATCGAGCCAGCCATAGAGCATGTCGACGATCAGATTGGAGATAACCATCGTCGCGGCGATCAGCAGCAGGATGCACTGGACGACCGCAAGATCGCGGTTGCTGACCGAGACCA
This window harbors:
- a CDS encoding ABC transporter permease translates to MTTVDATSIPVTTSRRRGPLGWLWRNVPLSIGLGIVWLLAMIFVAIFADQLRPYGITAMDLSNRLVAPGHFKHWAGTDELGRDVFSRLLQSIKVSLIIAFGATMISAFFGTALGFAAAKFRGIVEHLVLVLADFQAALPFLIMSLAVLAFFGSSMTLVVCLMGFYGWERYARIARGLAISASAQGYAAAVVQLGASPFRVYLRHILPNVASTLIVSMTLTFPEIILMESSLSFLGLGVQPPESSLGNMVGFGREYLTRAPWIMLAPSAVIMLTTLSISLVGDWLRDKLDPTTR